From the genome of Triticum aestivum cultivar Chinese Spring chromosome 3B, IWGSC CS RefSeq v2.1, whole genome shotgun sequence, one region includes:
- the LOC123068702 gene encoding uncharacterized protein — MGKLLCESSSGGGAVAVAEALPPSPAPASPPQLLAWAAPDPPAGWSAVWALDDQQRRRLLRIWERGVAWKPPRQGGDGPEAPPPAVVFRLDHGGEVESDGNCLFTAARRAAAAKAEARELRHRAVRRFADVYAAAEASDRAAVDAAVRHLYAPDLKAGWGVHVVQEVKLLAPKADRDALDAAIQELVDIGIQRELAAETIYKERCIAVDDGDSWAKYMSISGSAEDEHDIITLQYTEEGLLTIDENRDGRAAAFGDDIAIECLATEFKREVFVVQAHGTDAMVDEDNCVFFLPHLPRGEICDVPIFLFMKGTAWCGAGADHYEPLIATVLQHVTPDKAAVVL; from the exons ATGGGCAAGCTCCTCTGCGAgtcctcctccggcggcggcgccgtcgccgtcgccgaggCCCTCCCGCCCTCCCCCGCCCCGGcctcgccgccgcagctcctcgcctGGGCCGCCCCCGACCCCCCCGCCGGCTGGTCCGCCGTCTGGGCGCTCGACGACCAGCAGCGCCGCCGCCTGCTCCGGATCTGGGAGCGCGGCGTCGCCTGGAAGCCGCCCCGCCAGGGGGGCGACGGCCCGGAGGCCCCGCCCCCCGCCGTCGTCTTCCGCCTCGACCACGGCGGGGAGGTCGAGTCCGACGGCAACTGCCTCTTCACCGCCGCGCGGAGGGCCGCCGCCGCCAAGGCCGAGGCGCGCGAGCTCCGGCACCGCGCCGTGCGCCGCTTCGCCGACGTCTACGCCGCGGCCGAGGCCTCCGACAGGGCCGCGGTCGACGCCGCCGTGCGCCACCTCTACGCGCCGGATCTCAAGGCCGGCTGGGGCGTCCACGTCGTGCAGGAGGTCAAGCTGCTCGCGCCCAAGGCCGACCGCGACGCCCTCGACGCCGCCATCCAGGAGCTCGTCGACATCGGCATCCAAAG GGAACTGGCAGCCGAGACTATCTACAAGGAGAGATGTATTGCTGTAGACGATGGAGATAGTTGGGCCAAGTACATGTCCATTTCTGGTTCGGCGGAGGATGAGCATGACATAATCACCCTGCAGTACACAGAGGAGGGCTTACTGACCATTGATGAGAACCGGGATGGGCGTGCGGCTGCGTTTGGCGATGATATTGCCATCGAGTGCCTCGCCACCGAGTTCAAGAGAGAAGTTTTCGTG GTACAAGCACATGGCACCGATGCAATGGTTGATGAGGATAACTGCGTGTTCTTCCTCCCACACCTCCCTAGAGGAGAAATCTGTGATGTGCCCATCTTTCTATTCATGAAGGGAACAG CATGGTGCGGTGCTGGTGCAGACCATTACGAGCCATTGATCGCCACCGTCCTCCAGCATGTTACTCCAGACAAGGCAGCTGTTGTACTTTGA
- the LOC123064856 gene encoding probable inactive shikimate kinase like 1, chloroplastic, with amino-acid sequence MAMAMRAAAAFFSPSVSPSPSPSPKQHSVFSPRRGSTRRIRPRRLRAFPATELTLEELNPSVALLRKTAEAVGDFRKTPIYIVGTDCNAKRNIAKLLANSIIYRYLCSEDLLEDVLGGKDALAAFRESDEKGYLEVETEGLKQLTSMGSLVLCCGDGAVMNSTNLGLLRHGVSIWIDVPLELAVNDMLKSKGAQAISDPDSFSQAMAKLRQRYDDLKERYAVSDVTVSVQNVASQLGYSSIDSLSLEDMVIEIVSRIEKLIQAKAMMEAAGKPE; translated from the exons ATGGCGATGGCGATGCGGGCGGCAGCGGCCTTCTTCTCGCCCTccgtctccccctccccctccccgagCCCGAAGCAGCACTCCGTATTCTCCCCCCGGCGCGGCTCCACCCGCCgtatccgtccccgtcggctcCGCGCCTTCCCAG CCACCGAGCTGACCCTCGAGGAGCTCAACCCCTCCGTCGCCCTGCTC AGGAAGACCGCGGAGGCCGTCGGCGATTTCAGGAAGACGCCCATCTACATCGTCG GGACGGACTGCAATGCCAAGCGCAACATCGCCAAGCTGCTCGCCAACTCCATCATATACCGCTACCTCTGCAGCGAGGACCTGCTCGAGGACGTCCTCGGCGGCAAGGACGCCCTCGCGGCGTTCCGGGAGTCCGACGAGAAAGGCTACCTCGAAGTCGAG ACCGAGGGGCTGAAGCAGCTCACGTCCATGGGCAGCCTGGTGCTTTGCTGCGGCGATGGCGCCGTCATGAACTCCACCAACCT AGGGCTGCTGAGGCATGGAGTCTCCATCTGGATCGATGTTCCTCTCGAATTAGCCGTGAACGATATGTTGAAGAGCAAGGGGGCACAAGCTATTTCAGACCCTGATTCCTTTTCTCAG GCAATGGCAAAGCTCCGTCAGCGTTATGATGATCTGAAAGAGCGGTATGCAGTCTCTGATGTTACTGTTTCAGTACAGA ACGTGGCTTCTCAGCTAGGCTACAGCAGCATCGACTCTTTGAGCCTGGAGGACATGGTCATTGAG ATTGTGAGTCGCATTGAGAAGCTGATCCAAGCGAAGGCGATGATGGAAGCTGCTGGGAAGCCTGAATGA
- the LOC123064855 gene encoding uncharacterized protein, which produces MAAAILQQAAGGALMGASSPAAADLACRAAVMAAPRLLGLMQRNYHSSAPRAPLHRPAAAAIASGSRGLSSYDKYASQLKDEEEEMRTKKQLAVALMNDTPRSSGDGDHGEEVKSVSNLLSLLGAPAPAPTNGPTADQLAKQLLNERRSLLEKKKNALLIELLNGDGHGRDHKTAEVVAAARQLLDDLAAYEERRAHKTFSAELKGLQKMVEANRLKAEADNRSAMSSMDLVKAQVQSTNATVHSYRADVKRLEAGVAEARLEAKMAGEIVDSVKKIVETLQGSYADLSKSTESAKNLSCFVFWCGALSGLSYYMNYYL; this is translated from the exons ATGGCGGCAGCGATCTTGCAGCAGGCGGCCGGCGGCGCCCTCATGGGCGCGTCGTCCCCGGCGGCGGCGGACTTGGCGTGCCGGGCGGCCGTCATGGCGGCGCCACGCCTCCTCGGCCTCATGCAAAGGAACTACCACTCCTCGGCGCCGCGCGCGCCCCTGCACCGGCCAGCTGCGGCGGCAATCGCCTCCGGGTCCCGCGGCCTCTCGTCCTACGACAAGTACGCCAGCCAGCTCAAG gatgaggaggaggagatgaggacgAAGAAGCAGCTGGCGGTGGCGCTGATGAACGACACCCCGAGGAGCAGCGGCGACGGTGACCACGGGGAGGAGGTCAAGAGCGTCAGCAACCTCCTCTCCCTGCTcggcgcccccgcccccgcccccaccaACGGCCCCACGGCCGACCAGCTCGCCAAGCAGCTGCTGAACGAGCGCCGGAGCTtgctggagaagaagaagaacgcaCTGCTGATCGAGCTGCTCAACGGGGACGGTCACGGCAGGGATCACAAGACGGCCGaggtcgtcgccgccgcccgccagcTCCTGGACGACCTCGCGGCGTACGAGGAGCGCCGCGCCCACAAAACCTTCTCCGC GGAGCTGAAGGGTCTGCAGAAGATGGTGGAGGCCAACAGGCTCAAGGCCGAGGCCGACAACAGGAGCGCGATGAGCTCGATGGATCTAGTCAAGGCGCAGGTCCAGTCAACTAATGCCACCGTCCACTCTTACCGCGC GGACGTGAAGCGGCTAGAGGCTGGGGTGGCAGAAGCCAGATTAGAGGCAAAGATGGCTGGCGAAATCGTGGACTCTGTAAAGAA GATAGTGGAGACGTTGCAGGGGTCCTACGCAGATTTGTCGAAATCAACGGAGTCGGCTAAGAATCTCTCGTGCTTCGTGTTCTGGTGCGGCGCCCTGAGCGGATTGAGTTATTATATGAATTATTATTTATGA